The Niastella koreensis GR20-10 genome includes a window with the following:
- a CDS encoding DedA family protein codes for MLKRLIFLLLAVLTVSVAMAQQQIRIQITNQYETPVSKITVSAGGQSADYTTDKMGFTTITANPAETITITSQYHDALTVPAGTLKNDGVITLHKSFIWKDLVNPMFYIVYGGLFLILFIIFAETGLFVGFFLPGDSLLFVAGIYSANLAEDLFKKLGMGGVHNEGLDLFVLIALVSLAGILGNTIGYWTGKKIGPTMFHWRDRFLFKKKYLYDAHEFYEKHGGGAIVFARFLPIIRTFAPIVAGIVDMDKKKFSFFNMIGCVAWVFSMIIAGHFLQKWIFTQFNFDLKKNLEYIVVGIVIVTTAPVIIKLFFGKKKVSQPPTK; via the coding sequence ATGTTAAAACGACTGATATTTTTATTGTTGGCTGTGTTGACTGTATCCGTAGCTATGGCACAGCAACAAATAAGAATTCAAATAACCAATCAGTATGAAACACCGGTTAGTAAAATAACCGTATCAGCTGGTGGGCAGTCTGCAGACTATACAACCGATAAAATGGGTTTTACCACCATCACTGCAAACCCGGCCGAAACAATTACCATTACCAGCCAGTATCACGATGCGCTTACCGTGCCAGCCGGTACTTTAAAAAATGACGGTGTAATTACCCTGCATAAATCATTTATCTGGAAAGACCTCGTGAACCCTATGTTCTACATAGTATACGGTGGTCTGTTCCTGATCCTGTTTATCATCTTCGCCGAAACAGGTTTATTTGTAGGCTTCTTCTTACCAGGCGATAGCCTGTTGTTTGTAGCTGGTATCTACAGCGCCAATTTGGCCGAGGACCTGTTTAAAAAACTGGGAATGGGCGGTGTACATAATGAAGGGCTCGATCTTTTTGTACTGATCGCTCTGGTGTCCCTGGCAGGTATTCTGGGAAATACCATTGGCTACTGGACGGGTAAAAAGATCGGTCCCACCATGTTCCACTGGCGCGACAGGTTCCTGTTCAAGAAAAAATATTTATACGATGCGCATGAGTTTTATGAAAAGCATGGTGGCGGCGCTATTGTATTTGCCCGTTTCCTTCCTATCATAAGAACCTTTGCGCCTATTGTAGCCGGTATTGTGGATATGGATAAAAAGAAGTTCTCCTTCTTTAACATGATAGGCTGTGTTGCCTGGGTATTCAGTATGATCATTGCCGGGCACTTTCTGCAAAAATGGATCTTCACCCAATTTAATTTCGACCTGAAGAAAAACCTCGAATATATTGTAGTAGGCATAGTAATCGTAACGACTGCGCCTGTGATCATTAAATTATTTTTCGGAAAAAAGAAGGTTTCTCAACCGCCAACTAAATAA
- a CDS encoding glycosyltransferase family 9 protein, whose translation MKILIIRFSSIGDIVLTTPVVRCLKKQLPEAEVHYLTKASFRAVLEANPYIDKLHYLQDDLQVIIPALQAENFDYVIDLHHNLRTMRVKKALGKKAFSFNKLNIQKFIYTAIKLNVLPDVHIVDRYMQTVESLGVKNDGRGLDYFIPDTDKVKESDIPGGHLAGYIGVVIGAALNTKKLPLHKLKELCGAIEHPIILLGGKEDREAGEQIASVDPHKIYNSCGKFNINESADLVRRAKLIITHDTGLMHIASAFKKQVISIWGNTVPQFGMYPYYGALSPQTPKDKLPYDIMEVRPLYCRPCSKIGYNKCPLEHFKCMEKIQISEIVERVNSRLNK comes from the coding sequence ATGAAAATTCTTATCATCAGATTTAGTTCCATTGGGGACATTGTTTTAACAACGCCTGTTGTCCGTTGCCTGAAAAAACAGTTGCCGGAGGCTGAGGTGCATTATCTTACCAAAGCCAGTTTCAGGGCGGTGTTGGAAGCAAATCCCTATATAGATAAATTACATTACCTGCAGGACGACCTGCAGGTAATTATTCCGGCCTTACAGGCCGAGAATTTCGATTATGTGATCGATCTGCATCACAACCTGCGCACTATGCGGGTGAAAAAAGCCCTGGGTAAAAAGGCGTTCTCCTTTAATAAGCTCAACATTCAGAAGTTTATTTACACGGCCATCAAACTGAATGTATTACCCGATGTGCATATTGTAGACCGTTATATGCAAACCGTGGAATCGCTGGGCGTAAAGAACGATGGCCGCGGGCTGGATTATTTTATTCCCGATACCGATAAGGTAAAAGAAAGCGATATCCCCGGCGGGCACCTGGCCGGTTATATCGGCGTGGTGATTGGGGCCGCCCTCAATACCAAAAAATTACCTCTACACAAATTAAAAGAGTTGTGTGGCGCTATAGAGCACCCCATTATATTATTGGGTGGTAAAGAGGACCGCGAAGCTGGTGAACAAATTGCCAGTGTTGATCCGCATAAGATCTATAACTCCTGCGGCAAGTTCAATATCAACGAATCGGCCGACCTGGTACGGCGCGCTAAACTGATCATCACCCATGATACCGGGTTAATGCATATTGCATCTGCATTTAAAAAGCAGGTGATCTCCATCTGGGGTAATACAGTGCCACAGTTTGGCATGTATCCCTATTACGGCGCCCTGTCACCGCAAACACCCAAAGACAAATTACCCTATGACATCATGGAGGTTCGGCCCCTGTATTGCCGTCCCTGTTCCAAAATAGGGTATAATAAATGTCCGCTCGAGCATTTTAAATGCATGGAGAAGATCCAGATAAGTGAAATTGTTGAAAGAGTGAATTCCCGTCTTAATAAGTAA
- a CDS encoding MFS transporter has product MQAKPVSVFSLAVFVAALGYFVDIYDLLLFSIIRVPSLKDLGLTPDHIASDGLFIINIQMAGLLIGGILWGILGDKKGRLKVLFASIILYSLGNIANGFVQTVNQYAAVRFLTGVGLAGELGAGITLVSELLPKEKRGIGTSLVAGVGLTGAVVAFFFRENFHWRTCYFIGGGLGFLLLMLRVGVLESGMFKDIQHSGVKKGNFFMLINNGKRLKKYLCSILIGLPTWYVIGILVSFSKEFGEKMGVIGAVDPGKAVMFAYAAISIGDIAVGFVSQALRSRKKALYIFYGITAVGIVWFFNLKGQPVNSLYAASAVLGFGTGFWAIFVTMAAEQFGTNIRATAATTVPNMVRGALILISILFTSLQPSAGYVNAGLITGIIAMVIGLGSAILTEETFHKDLNYVEE; this is encoded by the coding sequence ATGCAAGCAAAACCAGTATCTGTTTTTAGCCTGGCAGTATTTGTAGCTGCGCTGGGCTACTTTGTAGACATTTATGATCTGTTACTCTTTAGTATTATTCGCGTTCCTTCATTAAAGGACCTGGGTCTTACCCCGGATCATATTGCTTCAGACGGTCTGTTCATCATTAATATTCAAATGGCCGGTTTGCTCATCGGTGGGATCCTGTGGGGCATCCTGGGCGATAAGAAGGGCAGATTGAAAGTATTGTTCGCTTCCATCATTTTATATTCACTGGGTAATATTGCCAACGGTTTTGTACAAACGGTTAACCAGTATGCAGCCGTTCGGTTCCTGACCGGTGTGGGCCTGGCAGGTGAATTAGGCGCTGGTATTACGCTGGTAAGTGAATTGTTGCCCAAGGAAAAAAGAGGGATTGGTACCTCTCTGGTAGCCGGTGTTGGACTGACCGGCGCGGTGGTTGCTTTCTTTTTCAGAGAAAACTTTCATTGGCGCACCTGTTATTTCATCGGTGGCGGCCTGGGCTTTTTGTTGCTGATGTTGCGGGTAGGTGTATTGGAATCAGGTATGTTTAAAGACATTCAGCACAGCGGGGTAAAGAAGGGAAATTTTTTCATGTTGATTAATAACGGCAAACGGTTAAAAAAATACCTCTGTAGTATTTTGATCGGACTGCCTACCTGGTATGTGATCGGTATCCTTGTCAGCTTTTCAAAAGAATTTGGGGAAAAGATGGGTGTTATAGGCGCCGTTGACCCGGGTAAAGCTGTAATGTTTGCCTATGCCGCTATCTCAATCGGCGATATTGCCGTTGGTTTTGTAAGCCAGGCGCTGAGAAGCCGTAAAAAGGCCCTGTATATTTTTTATGGAATTACTGCTGTTGGCATTGTGTGGTTCTTTAATTTAAAAGGTCAACCGGTGAACAGCCTGTACGCCGCCAGCGCGGTGTTAGGTTTTGGGACCGGTTTCTGGGCCATCTTTGTTACCATGGCTGCCGAGCAATTTGGCACCAACATCAGGGCCACTGCTGCTACCACTGTTCCCAATATGGTACGCGGCGCTTTGATCCTGATCTCTATCCTGTTCACCTCGCTGCAGCCTTCGGCCGGCTATGTAAACGCCGGGTTGATCACTGGTATAATAGCAATGGTTATTGGTTTGGGTTCAGCAATATTAACAGAAGAAACGTTTCATAAAGATCTTAACTACGTAGAGGAGTGA
- a CDS encoding dicarboxylate/amino acid:cation symporter — MKKNRLTLYILIAMAAGIIVGYLMHEAGNGHKITYSPAKDYIGKDAITLVVSGKEVVQAIEVVKDSASYRETKAAPGTWVVVANTSDAYEIDKELTLNRIEVGPAHGTATIKAIQSFSDNIKLLTTIFLRLVQMIIAPLVFCTLVVGIAKLGDLKTVGRVGGKALLWFVSASLMSLLIGMLIVNLSKPGSAISGMEDAAGAKDLIGKTQEFSLAKFVEHVFPKSVIEAMASNEILQIVIFSIFFGVAMSALGDMTKPVVKALDAVAHVILKMVGYVMNFAPLGVFGAIAAVIATKGLEVFIFYGKYLLFFLIGILLLWAVLLSVGYLILGNRVVHLLKRIASPMLIAFSTTSSEAVFPKLTEELERFGCKDKIVSFILPLGYSFNLDGSMMYMTFASLAIAQASGIHLDLGTQLTMLIVLMLTSKGIAGVPRASLVVVTATCAMFKIPPEGVALILPIDHFCDMFRTMTNVVGNALATTVVSKWEGELKPEMVQTEQVLIKD, encoded by the coding sequence ATGAAGAAAAACCGGCTCACGCTTTATATCCTGATAGCTATGGCTGCGGGTATTATTGTGGGTTATTTGATGCACGAGGCAGGAAATGGGCACAAAATAACCTATTCCCCTGCTAAAGATTACATAGGCAAAGACGCCATTACCCTGGTTGTGTCGGGGAAAGAAGTGGTGCAGGCGATTGAAGTTGTTAAAGATTCGGCCAGCTATCGTGAAACAAAAGCGGCGCCCGGCACCTGGGTGGTAGTAGCCAATACCAGCGATGCATATGAAATTGATAAGGAGTTAACACTTAACAGAATTGAAGTTGGGCCTGCTCATGGCACTGCAACCATAAAAGCTATTCAGTCGTTCAGTGATAATATTAAGTTATTGACTACTATTTTCCTGCGACTGGTTCAAATGATTATAGCGCCACTTGTATTTTGTACGCTGGTGGTGGGCATTGCCAAACTGGGAGATCTTAAAACGGTGGGCCGGGTAGGCGGTAAAGCGTTGTTGTGGTTTGTTTCCGCCTCATTGATGAGTTTGCTTATTGGTATGCTTATCGTAAACCTGTCGAAACCAGGGAGCGCTATTTCGGGTATGGAAGACGCTGCAGGTGCCAAGGACCTGATTGGTAAAACCCAGGAATTTTCTTTGGCTAAATTTGTGGAGCACGTATTCCCGAAAAGTGTGATAGAGGCTATGGCTTCCAATGAAATACTGCAGATCGTGATCTTCAGTATTTTTTTTGGTGTGGCCATGTCGGCACTGGGAGATATGACCAAACCCGTGGTGAAAGCATTGGATGCCGTTGCTCACGTTATTTTAAAAATGGTGGGGTATGTAATGAACTTTGCTCCCCTGGGCGTGTTTGGCGCCATTGCGGCGGTAATTGCCACCAAGGGACTGGAAGTGTTCATTTTCTATGGCAAATACCTGCTGTTCTTTTTAATAGGAATTCTTTTATTGTGGGCGGTTTTATTATCTGTAGGCTATCTGATCCTGGGAAATCGCGTAGTGCATTTGTTGAAAAGAATTGCCTCGCCCATGCTCATCGCTTTCAGTACTACCAGCAGTGAGGCCGTTTTTCCCAAGCTCACTGAAGAACTGGAACGCTTTGGCTGTAAGGATAAAATAGTTTCTTTCATTTTACCATTGGGGTACAGTTTCAACCTGGATGGTAGCATGATGTACATGACCTTTGCCAGTTTGGCCATTGCCCAGGCTTCGGGTATCCATCTGGATCTGGGTACGCAATTAACGATGTTGATTGTATTGATGTTGACGAGCAAAGGAATTGCGGGGGTGCCACGCGCATCACTGGTGGTGGTTACGGCAACCTGCGCCATGTTTAAAATACCACCGGAGGGTGTAGCGTTAATATTACCGATCGATCATTTTTGCGATATGTTCCGTACCATGACGAATGTAGTGGGCAATGCACTGGCAACAACGGTAGTGAGTAAATGGGAGGGAGAACTGAAACCGGAAATGGTACAAACAGAACAGGTATTGATAAAAGATTAA